Proteins encoded by one window of Bacteroidia bacterium:
- a CDS encoding ArsC/Spx/MgsR family protein yields the protein MIRMYIKPTCSTCRTAMQMVKECAAEVEMVEYLIDTPSEKELLELTQQLGVKPFDLVRTKEPLYKEKYEGKKISDKQWLKILHKNPILIERPIITNGTQAVIGRPPSLIVDFLNKKQKTKKKSK from the coding sequence ATGATAAGAATGTATATTAAGCCTACTTGCAGCACATGCCGTACTGCAATGCAAATGGTTAAAGAGTGTGCGGCAGAGGTAGAAATGGTAGAATATCTTATTGATACTCCTTCAGAAAAAGAATTGCTGGAGTTGACACAGCAGCTGGGGGTAAAACCATTTGACTTGGTCAGAACTAAAGAACCACTCTATAAAGAGAAGTATGAAGGGAAGAAAATTTCAGATAAACAATGGCTGAAAATTTTACATAAGAACCCAATTTTAATTGAACGACCCATAATTACTAACGGCACGCAAGCAGTAATTGGAAGACCACCATCATTGATTGTGGATTTCTTGAATAAGAAACAAAAGACCAAGAAGAAATCAAAATAG
- a CDS encoding M1 family metallopeptidase → MLKAVQVNAQQDELFIPRNIQKAYQNKTRNLQGEPGSKFWKNYAEYYIRVSFDPKTLKIKGEQVITYYNNSPDTLKKLVFRIAPDFYKKGNERNRIIEADDVTDGVKLTNCIIDANKVDVNNPLQVKHDGTIMEIKVKGIEPRGGRTTVEMDWNYKLNLNSHERTGVIDIGSYFIAYFFPRITVYDDVDGWDEFPYLGQQETYFDNASFNVHITVPRNFMVWATGDLQNPAEVLHESVLNKWTMAQQSSKPVFLIDSTDIRNNTITQHKKFNTFQFKCTTPDFVFALSNHYLWQARNMVVDSLTMRKALISTAFNPIHKDFFEVNDFTAKTIEVMCFDFPGVAYPYSHLTVVDGRDQMEYPMMINDNPTSTRFDGITLTTHEVFHQIFPFLMATNQTKYAFMDEGWATLGEWYISPLIDSTIVDDYGMDRINSDLGKDWDTPMITNSTELSKSLFINSYPKPALTFLYLWEMMGDSLFKKSLQHYIITWMDKSPTPWDFFFCMNQSCGMNLNWFWKAWYFEQGYPDLAILDAKRLNYSYTVTVKSIGNKPVPVHLTATFADGTKKKFTRTIDIWKRRKITEVIIDTQQAITKLELGDVYDADIDKSNNVFVPIE, encoded by the coding sequence ATGTTAAAGGCAGTCCAGGTGAATGCACAGCAGGACGAATTATTTATTCCCCGAAATATTCAAAAAGCTTATCAAAATAAAACCAGAAACTTGCAGGGAGAACCAGGAAGTAAGTTTTGGAAGAATTATGCTGAATATTATATAAGAGTAAGTTTTGACCCTAAAACATTAAAAATAAAAGGAGAGCAGGTAATTACTTATTACAACAACTCACCTGACACTTTAAAAAAATTAGTATTTCGAATTGCTCCTGACTTTTATAAAAAGGGAAATGAGCGCAATCGCATTATTGAAGCGGACGATGTTACCGATGGCGTAAAACTTACTAATTGTATCATTGATGCAAACAAAGTTGATGTTAACAATCCTTTGCAGGTAAAACACGATGGAACCATAATGGAAATTAAGGTTAAAGGTATTGAACCTCGTGGTGGAAGGACAACTGTTGAGATGGACTGGAATTATAAACTCAACCTGAACTCGCATGAACGAACAGGAGTAATTGATATAGGAAGTTATTTCATTGCTTATTTCTTTCCACGCATTACTGTTTATGATGATGTTGATGGATGGGATGAATTCCCTTACCTCGGACAACAAGAAACCTATTTCGACAATGCCAGCTTTAATGTTCACATAACCGTTCCAAGAAATTTTATGGTGTGGGCAACCGGTGATTTACAAAACCCGGCAGAAGTGCTGCATGAATCCGTACTTAACAAATGGACTATGGCACAACAGAGCAGCAAACCGGTATTTTTAATTGACAGTACAGATATTCGAAACAATACTATTACACAGCATAAAAAATTCAACACTTTTCAGTTTAAATGTACAACACCTGATTTTGTTTTTGCATTGAGCAATCATTATTTATGGCAAGCCAGAAACATGGTTGTTGACAGCCTGACGATGCGCAAGGCATTAATTTCAACAGCATTTAATCCCATTCATAAAGATTTTTTTGAGGTGAATGATTTCACTGCAAAGACTATTGAAGTGATGTGTTTTGATTTTCCCGGAGTGGCATATCCTTACAGTCATTTAACCGTAGTTGATGGCAGAGATCAGATGGAATATCCAATGATGATTAATGACAATCCAACATCAACACGATTTGATGGAATTACATTGACAACACATGAAGTTTTTCATCAGATTTTTCCTTTTCTGATGGCTACCAATCAAACCAAGTATGCATTTATGGATGAGGGTTGGGCCACACTGGGCGAATGGTACATCAGTCCGCTTATTGACAGTACGATTGTTGACGATTATGGTATGGATAGAATTAATTCTGATTTAGGTAAAGACTGGGATACACCCATGATTACCAATTCCACAGAGCTTTCAAAATCGTTATTCATCAACAGCTATCCAAAGCCTGCACTAACTTTTTTATATTTATGGGAGATGATGGGCGATTCATTATTCAAAAAATCATTGCAGCATTACATCATTACCTGGATGGATAAAAGCCCGACACCATGGGATTTCTTTTTCTGTATGAACCAAAGCTGTGGCATGAATTTAAACTGGTTTTGGAAGGCATGGTATTTTGAACAAGGCTACCCCGATCTGGCTATTTTAGATGCAAAACGACTTAATTACAGCTATACAGTTACAGTAAAATCTATTGGCAACAAACCTGTGCCTGTGCATCTCACAGCAACGTTTGCTGATGGAACCAAAAAGAAGTTTACACGAACAATAGATATTTGGAAGCGTAGAAAAATCACAGAAGTGATTATTGACACACAACAGGCAATTACAAAATTGGAATTGGGCGATGTTTATGATGCAGACATAGATAAAAGCAATAATGTATTTGTGCCGATAGAGTGA
- a CDS encoding GIY-YIG nuclease family protein, with the protein MPYYVYVLKNSVTKKLYKGQTQNLERRLQEHSQSKTKTTSHHAKAWELVYHEIFETRELAVSREKYFKSAAGRRFLDKKV; encoded by the coding sequence ATGCCATACTATGTATATGTGCTAAAGAACAGCGTGACAAAGAAGCTATACAAGGGTCAGACACAAAATTTGGAGAGACGTCTTCAAGAACATTCGCAGTCAAAAACAAAAACTACAAGTCATCATGCAAAGGCATGGGAGTTGGTATATCATGAGATTTTTGAAACCAGAGAACTTGCAGTATCAAGAGAAAAATACTTTAAGTCAGCGGCAGGAAGAAGGTTTTTAGATAAGAAAGTTTGA
- a CDS encoding Fur family transcriptional regulator, which produces MQMQLFREQLKSKGLKVTPQRVAIYEAVAELHNHPTAENIIEYIKSNHPNISVGTVYKVLDSLVENNLLRKVKNEKDIMRYDAVLAHHHHLYCSETERIEDFEDPQLDQFISEYFKKKKIKNFKVQDIKLQITGTFK; this is translated from the coding sequence ATGCAGATGCAACTTTTCAGAGAGCAGCTAAAATCCAAGGGGTTGAAAGTTACACCACAGCGTGTGGCTATTTATGAAGCCGTTGCAGAATTGCACAACCATCCCACTGCAGAAAATATTATTGAGTACATTAAATCAAATCATCCGAATATCTCTGTAGGTACAGTGTATAAAGTACTTGACTCATTAGTTGAGAATAACCTGTTGCGAAAAGTGAAAAACGAAAAAGACATTATGCGTTATGATGCAGTGCTGGCACATCATCATCATTTGTACTGCTCAGAAACAGAGCGTATAGAAGATTTTGAAGACCCGCAGTTGGATCAGTTCATCAGTGAATATTTTAAGAAAAAGAAGATAAAAAACTTCAAAGTGCAGGATATTAAATTACAGATTACAGGAACATTTAAATAA
- the katG gene encoding catalase/peroxidase HPI: MDNTKSGKCPFHHGANTEASTDVMNWWPKALNLDILHQHDTKTNPNGEKFNYAEEFKKLDLEALKADLKKLMTESQEWWPADHGSYSGMFARTAWHLAGTYRKADGRGGANTGNQRFAPLNSWPDNVNTDKGRRLLWPIKKKYGNKISWGDLIVLAGNMAYEVAGLKTFGFGGGREDIWHPEKDIYWGSEKQWLAPTGSEGTRYSGERDLENPLAAVMMGLIYVNPEGVDGKPDPLKTAQDIRVTFSRMAMSDEETVALTAGGHTVGKAHGNGKAEVLGGVPEAAEIQHQGLGWFNPDGSGNKDKTMASGIEGAWTTDPTKWDNGFFDLLLNYDWALTKSPAGAWQYEPTNMPEEKKPVDAFNPNVRRNPMMTDADMALKMDPEFRKISERFYNDFNYFSETFARAWFKLTHRDLGPKSRYLGADVPKEDLIWQDPIPAVNYTLSDAEADDIKSKILNSGLSRTELINTAWDSARTYRGSDFRGGANGARIRLEPMKNWEGNEPKRLQKVLDKLIEIQKGLSKKVSIADLIVLGGSAAIEQAAKDGGVSVKVPFASGRGDATLEQTDVDSFSDLEPLHDGYRNYQQKNYAVSSEELLLDRTQLMGLTAPEMVVLVGGMRVLGTNFGGSKHGVFTDREGALTNDFFVNLTDMKYEWKPVSENLFNIVDRKTGTTKYTATRVDLVFGSNSILRSYSEVYAQDDNKEKFVKDFVKAWVKVMNADRYDLKK; the protein is encoded by the coding sequence ATGGACAACACAAAAAGTGGCAAATGCCCGTTTCATCATGGAGCCAACACCGAGGCAAGTACTGATGTTATGAATTGGTGGCCCAAAGCATTGAACCTAGATATCCTGCACCAGCATGATACAAAGACAAACCCCAATGGAGAAAAATTTAACTACGCAGAAGAATTTAAAAAATTAGATTTAGAAGCGTTGAAAGCTGACCTGAAAAAGTTGATGACAGAAAGCCAGGAGTGGTGGCCTGCAGATCATGGAAGCTATTCGGGTATGTTTGCGCGTACAGCGTGGCACTTAGCAGGGACTTACAGAAAAGCTGATGGACGTGGTGGTGCTAACACCGGTAATCAAAGATTTGCTCCACTCAATTCATGGCCTGATAATGTAAACACCGATAAAGGAAGAAGATTACTTTGGCCTATCAAGAAAAAATATGGTAACAAAATTTCGTGGGGCGATCTGATTGTTTTAGCCGGTAATATGGCTTATGAAGTTGCCGGATTAAAAACATTTGGTTTCGGTGGTGGTCGAGAAGATATATGGCATCCTGAAAAAGATATTTACTGGGGATCGGAAAAACAATGGCTTGCACCAACAGGTAGTGAAGGCACACGTTATTCCGGTGAAAGAGATTTAGAAAATCCATTAGCAGCAGTAATGATGGGATTGATTTATGTTAACCCTGAAGGTGTTGATGGAAAACCCGACCCGCTAAAAACAGCGCAAGACATTCGTGTTACTTTCTCAAGAATGGCAATGAGTGATGAAGAGACCGTAGCACTTACTGCCGGTGGACATACTGTGGGCAAAGCACATGGTAATGGCAAAGCAGAAGTGTTGGGTGGTGTTCCTGAAGCTGCAGAGATTCAACATCAGGGATTAGGCTGGTTTAATCCTGATGGCTCAGGCAATAAAGATAAAACCATGGCCAGTGGTATTGAAGGTGCATGGACAACCGATCCAACGAAATGGGATAATGGATTTTTCGATTTGTTATTGAATTACGATTGGGCATTGACAAAAAGTCCTGCAGGTGCATGGCAGTATGAGCCAACCAATATGCCGGAAGAAAAGAAACCTGTTGATGCATTCAATCCTAATGTGCGCAGAAATCCTATGATGACAGATGCTGATATGGCATTGAAAATGGATCCTGAATTCAGAAAAATATCAGAGAGATTTTATAACGACTTCAATTACTTTTCTGAAACTTTTGCACGAGCATGGTTTAAACTTACCCATAGAGATTTGGGCCCTAAGTCACGTTACCTCGGTGCCGATGTGCCTAAAGAAGATTTGATTTGGCAAGACCCTATTCCTGCAGTTAATTACACATTGTCAGATGCGGAAGCAGATGATATAAAATCTAAAATTTTAAACTCAGGTTTAAGCAGGACAGAGTTGATTAATACTGCATGGGATTCTGCAAGAACATACCGTGGATCAGATTTCAGAGGTGGCGCCAATGGTGCAAGAATTCGTCTTGAGCCAATGAAAAACTGGGAAGGCAATGAGCCTAAACGCTTGCAAAAAGTTTTGGATAAACTCATTGAAATTCAAAAAGGATTAAGCAAGAAAGTGAGTATTGCAGATTTAATAGTGTTGGGTGGCAGCGCTGCCATTGAACAAGCTGCAAAAGATGGAGGAGTATCTGTAAAAGTTCCTTTTGCTTCGGGTCGTGGTGATGCAACATTAGAGCAGACCGATGTAGATTCTTTTTCTGATCTGGAACCTTTACATGATGGATACAGAAATTATCAGCAAAAAAATTATGCAGTTTCTTCAGAGGAATTATTATTAGACAGAACACAGTTGATGGGACTCACCGCTCCTGAAATGGTTGTTCTTGTTGGTGGCATGAGAGTTTTGGGAACCAACTTTGGTGGAAGCAAACATGGGGTGTTTACAGACAGAGAAGGTGCTTTAACTAATGACTTTTTTGTAAACCTTACTGATATGAAATACGAGTGGAAGCCGGTTTCTGAAAATCTGTTCAACATTGTTGATAGAAAAACAGGCACTACAAAATATACTGCAACAAGAGTAGATTTGGTTTTCGGCTCAAACTCAATTTTAAGATCATACTCAGAAGTGTATGCACAGGATGATAATAAAGAGAAATTTGTGAAAGATTTTGTGAAAGCCTGGGTAAAAGTGATGAATGCAGACAGATATGATTTGAAAAAATAA
- a CDS encoding lamin tail domain-containing protein yields MKRLLLFFAMIPFLGLAQITDNFSDGDFTANPAWNGDNSQFIVNASQQLQLNSTGAATSYLALTTSMPTLDNTAWQFYIKFNFAPSSSNYSRVYLVSDQQNLKGALNGYYVQFGETGSNDAIEIFKQTGTTSVSVAHGTNGFIAAASTISVKITRDNAGLWSIYADASAGTNFTLQSSGTDATINSGNYFGVSCTYTSSNATGFYFDDFSIPYIADVTPPTLTSAIPLSNTALDVKFSEPIDLNTAQTTANYSVQGLGVPSTAARDISDFSLVHLTFSTPFNSGTAYTLAVSNVSDLNSNVIAAGSTIGFTWNAPVTAQAFDVVINEIYFEPIVSAPLPNAEFVELYNRSNKILSLNGWTLSDGSTSVASIGAVTLQPGTYIIICKNSDTTSFIPYGNTTGTSSFPSLNNDVGDDLRLTDNNGTLIDRVIFSDDNYNDDSKKTGGFTIERIDADFTCNSRFNWHASEDSQGGTPAKVNSVKGTSSDTTPPQALDAYPLTTTLIRITFNENPDTVIASQTSSYTIDNGIGQPASVILSDNHAFLTLSNALQTGIVYYVNLNSSIADCPGNKITGNLSLKIGIAETAAAGDVLINEILFNPKTGGNDFVELYNNSSKIIDLKNIKVATTDDNNLITTNYTVSDNGYLLFPQAFIALTSDVASLQSIYANAIGNNLLKASLPGFNDDKGVCVITDFALNRIDQLNYNKRWHFPLIDDQNGVSLERIWFNKGTQDSTNWHSAAEAVGYATPGYKNSQSLNEQLPVKDFVITPEVFSPDNDGYNDVITFNISMNEPGYILNAKIYNEAGQLVRNLVKSKLLAPEDSFMWDGITDKNDKASVGIYIVYAEAFNPEGKTKKYKKAFVVASKL; encoded by the coding sequence ATGAAACGATTACTACTTTTTTTCGCAATGATTCCCTTTTTAGGTCTTGCACAAATAACAGACAATTTTTCTGATGGTGATTTTACTGCTAATCCTGCATGGAATGGCGACAACAGTCAGTTTATTGTCAATGCATCGCAACAATTGCAACTTAACAGTACCGGTGCAGCAACCTCCTATCTTGCATTAACAACAAGCATGCCCACTCTTGACAATACAGCATGGCAATTTTATATTAAGTTCAACTTTGCACCATCGTCAAGTAACTATTCAAGAGTTTATTTGGTAAGCGATCAGCAAAACTTAAAAGGTGCACTCAATGGCTATTATGTTCAGTTTGGGGAAACAGGCAGCAACGATGCTATCGAAATTTTTAAACAAACAGGCACAACATCTGTATCGGTAGCGCATGGCACCAATGGATTTATTGCAGCTGCCTCAACTATCAGTGTAAAAATTACAAGAGACAATGCAGGCCTTTGGAGTATTTATGCCGATGCCTCTGCAGGAACAAATTTCACATTACAGTCTTCGGGCACAGATGCAACCATTAACTCAGGAAATTATTTTGGTGTGAGTTGTACTTATACTTCATCGAATGCTACAGGTTTTTACTTTGACGATTTCTCGATTCCATATATTGCAGATGTCACACCGCCAACATTAACTTCTGCAATACCGTTATCGAATACTGCATTAGATGTAAAATTTTCTGAACCCATTGACCTAAATACAGCACAAACTACAGCGAATTATTCAGTACAAGGATTGGGTGTACCGTCCACTGCAGCACGTGATATAAGCGATTTTTCTTTAGTACATCTGACTTTCAGTACTCCATTTAACAGCGGAACAGCATACACACTTGCTGTAAGTAATGTATCTGATCTTAATAGTAATGTAATTGCTGCAGGAAGCACCATAGGTTTTACATGGAATGCACCTGTAACAGCACAGGCTTTTGATGTTGTAATTAACGAAATATATTTTGAACCCATTGTATCGGCACCTTTGCCCAATGCAGAGTTTGTGGAATTATACAACAGAAGCAATAAAATTCTTTCTCTCAATGGCTGGACATTGTCTGACGGGTCAACCTCCGTGGCAAGCATTGGCGCAGTAACATTACAACCGGGCACCTACATCATTATCTGTAAAAATTCTGACACAACATCTTTTATTCCTTATGGTAATACAACAGGAACAAGTTCATTTCCATCGTTAAATAATGATGTAGGTGATGACCTGAGGCTGACTGATAACAATGGCACATTGATAGACAGAGTGATTTTTAGTGATGACAACTACAATGATGACAGCAAAAAAACAGGAGGCTTCACCATTGAAAGAATTGATGCTGATTTTACTTGTAACTCAAGGTTTAACTGGCATGCTTCTGAAGATTCGCAAGGCGGAACACCCGCAAAAGTAAACAGTGTTAAAGGCACTAGCAGTGACACCACACCACCACAGGCACTTGATGCTTATCCCCTGACTACAACATTGATAAGAATAACATTTAACGAGAACCCCGACACAGTCATAGCCTCTCAGACATCGAGTTATACTATTGACAATGGCATAGGACAGCCTGCATCAGTTATTCTTTCAGACAACCATGCTTTTTTAACTTTAAGCAATGCATTACAAACAGGAATAGTTTATTATGTTAATTTAAACTCATCTATTGCTGACTGCCCCGGAAATAAAATAACAGGAAATCTTAGTTTAAAAATTGGTATTGCAGAAACTGCTGCTGCAGGTGATGTTCTGATAAACGAAATTTTATTTAATCCCAAAACAGGAGGTAATGACTTTGTGGAATTATATAACAACTCATCAAAAATAATTGACCTTAAAAACATTAAGGTTGCAACAACAGATGATAACAATCTGATAACAACAAATTACACCGTTAGTGATAACGGATATCTTTTGTTTCCTCAGGCATTCATAGCACTCACTTCTGATGTTGCTTCATTGCAAAGTATTTATGCCAATGCAATAGGAAATAATTTATTAAAAGCATCACTGCCTGGTTTTAATGATGACAAGGGCGTTTGTGTTATTACAGATTTTGCTTTGAATAGAATTGATCAGCTCAACTACAATAAACGCTGGCATTTTCCACTCATTGACGATCAGAATGGTGTTTCATTAGAAAGGATATGGTTTAATAAAGGCACACAGGATTCAACCAACTGGCATTCGGCTGCAGAAGCAGTTGGTTATGCAACACCGGGCTATAAAAATTCACAGAGCTTAAACGAACAATTACCGGTTAAAGATTTTGTGATAACACCGGAAGTTTTTTCTCCTGACAACGATGGATATAATGATGTGATAACTTTTAACATCAGCATGAATGAACCTGGCTATATACTGAATGCAAAAATTTATAATGAAGCAGGGCAATTGGTTCGCAACTTAGTTAAATCAAAACTATTGGCACCGGAAGATAGTTTTATGTGGGATGGAATTACCGATAAAAACGATAAAGCATCCGTTGGAATTTATATCGTTTATGCCGAAGCATTTAACCCTGAAGGAAAGACTAAAAAGTATAAAAAAGCATTTGTGGTTGCCTCAAAACTTTAG
- a CDS encoding aspartate-semialdehyde dehydrogenase — MKVAVVGATGLVGKTMLRILEERKFPVTELIPVATANSAGKKVMFSGREYTVVTCEEAVAMKADIALFSAGGTTSLEWAPRFAQVGTTVIDNSSAWRMNEKCPLVVPEINADVLTKEDKIIANPNCSTIQMVMVLNPLHKKYKLRRIVVSTYQSVSGTGKNAVDQLMNERKGISGAMAYPYNIDMNVLPHVDSFLENGYTKEEMKMVNETRKILRSDEIKVTATTVRVPVVGGHSEAVNAEFEKQFEMSEVKQLLAHAAGVTVIDDPAQLQYPMPTFAEGKDDVFVGRIRRDESQPHTLNLWVVSDNLRKGAATNAVQIAEYILKQSLI; from the coding sequence ATGAAAGTAGCTGTAGTTGGTGCCACAGGTCTTGTAGGTAAAACCATGTTGCGTATTCTCGAAGAAAGGAAATTTCCTGTGACGGAGTTAATTCCTGTTGCAACGGCAAATTCTGCCGGTAAGAAAGTAATGTTTTCAGGAAGGGAATATACGGTAGTGACTTGTGAGGAGGCTGTTGCCATGAAAGCAGATATAGCCTTATTCTCTGCCGGAGGGACAACATCTTTAGAGTGGGCACCACGATTTGCGCAGGTTGGAACCACAGTTATTGACAACTCATCGGCATGGCGAATGAATGAAAAATGCCCGTTAGTAGTTCCTGAAATTAATGCTGATGTTTTAACCAAAGAAGATAAAATTATTGCCAACCCAAATTGTTCTACCATTCAGATGGTGATGGTGCTTAATCCGCTGCATAAAAAATATAAACTCCGGAGAATAGTTGTTTCTACCTATCAGTCAGTTTCCGGAACCGGAAAAAATGCTGTTGACCAGCTGATGAATGAGCGCAAAGGCATTTCAGGTGCTATGGCCTACCCATATAATATTGACATGAACGTGTTGCCGCATGTTGATTCCTTTTTAGAAAATGGATATACCAAGGAAGAAATGAAGATGGTAAATGAAACGCGAAAAATTTTACGTTCAGACGAAATAAAAGTAACAGCAACAACTGTTCGTGTACCTGTGGTTGGAGGTCATAGCGAAGCGGTAAATGCAGAGTTTGAAAAACAGTTTGAAATGAGTGAAGTAAAACAACTGTTAGCGCATGCAGCAGGTGTGACAGTTATTGACGACCCTGCACAACTTCAATACCCGATGCCCACATTTGCAGAAGGTAAAGATGATGTTTTTGTTGGGAGAATCAGGCGTGATGAGTCGCAACCACATACATTAAACCTTTGGGTGGTATCTGATAATCTCAGAAAAGGTGCTGCAACCAATGCGGTTCAGATTGCAGAATATATACTAAAGCAGAGTTTAATATAA
- a CDS encoding zinc metallopeptidase, with translation MGIYLIVIVFMLVGWLVSAQLKRKFEKYSHETLGTGLSGQEIAEKMLRDNGINDVKVISVEGQLTDHYNPLNKTVNLSQPVYYGRNAAAAAVAAHECGHAVQHARAYTMLQVRSALVPVVSFASKYVQWVLLGGVLLINVFPSLLLAGIVLFAMTVLFSFITLPVEFDASRRALVWLNDSRMVTSSEHAKAKDALWWAAMTYVVAALGALATLMYYILIYLGGRRN, from the coding sequence ATGGGAATATATCTTATAGTAATAGTTTTTATGCTTGTGGGGTGGTTGGTAAGCGCCCAGCTAAAACGAAAGTTCGAAAAATACTCGCATGAAACATTAGGGACAGGACTTAGTGGTCAGGAGATTGCAGAAAAAATGCTTCGCGACAACGGTATAAATGATGTAAAAGTTATTTCTGTTGAAGGTCAGTTAACAGATCATTACAATCCACTTAACAAAACTGTTAATCTGAGTCAGCCTGTATATTATGGACGTAATGCTGCTGCTGCTGCTGTTGCTGCACACGAGTGTGGTCATGCTGTGCAACATGCAAGAGCTTACACCATGCTACAAGTACGCTCGGCATTGGTGCCGGTGGTAAGTTTTGCCTCTAAATATGTGCAGTGGGTATTGCTTGGTGGTGTTTTACTCATCAATGTTTTTCCATCGCTTTTACTTGCAGGTATTGTATTGTTTGCCATGACAGTGTTGTTTAGTTTCATTACACTTCCTGTTGAGTTTGATGCAAGCCGCAGGGCATTGGTTTGGTTAAATGACAGCCGTATGGTTACAAGCAGTGAGCATGCAAAAGCAAAAGATGCTTTGTGGTGGGCTGCCATGACCTATGTTGTTGCTGCATTAGGTGCCTTGGCTACACTGATGTATTATATTTTGATTTATTTAGGCGGAAGACGCAATTAA
- a CDS encoding ABC transporter permease, whose translation MRYSQTKAMLAIAKASFRSITRSPSAVVFTLVFPLTFILVFGFLSGTGLKVKLFLTPSSDQHNPIYEATKNIDVINWVEGDSTAASKKLQQGKIDGMLVITKNISEGKTDFTVKLISSTAAPEGGALSKNILDNLISKINLYDAHVAHPLAQLKSEEIAGREYKKIDFILPGQLGFALLSTGVFGTAFVFFSLRQTLVIKRFFATPVKRIYIVLGETLSRMVFSLLGACFIIGVGRFAFGFTLINGISTFLTMMLICAFGLIVFMGFGFVVSGIAKSESTIPPIANIITMPQFLLSGTFFPIDVFPKWLQPFCKALPLTYLNDALREVAFEGAGLIDVLSKLLVLLLWGVIIYIVAAKTFRWE comes from the coding sequence ATGAGATATTCACAAACAAAGGCTATGCTGGCAATTGCAAAAGCCAGTTTCAGGTCAATTACACGCAGCCCCAGTGCTGTGGTTTTTACGCTGGTTTTTCCGCTAACCTTTATTCTGGTTTTTGGATTTTTATCGGGTACCGGGCTTAAAGTCAAATTATTTCTGACCCCTTCAAGCGATCAGCATAATCCAATTTATGAAGCTACAAAAAACATTGATGTTATCAATTGGGTTGAAGGCGATTCTACTGCTGCAAGCAAAAAACTTCAACAGGGAAAAATTGATGGCATGTTGGTTATCACAAAAAATATTTCGGAAGGCAAAACAGATTTTACAGTAAAACTTATTAGCTCCACAGCTGCACCTGAAGGCGGAGCACTTTCTAAAAATATTTTAGACAATCTTATAAGCAAAATAAATTTGTACGATGCCCATGTGGCGCATCCATTGGCGCAACTAAAAAGCGAAGAAATTGCAGGACGCGAATACAAGAAAATAGATTTTATACTTCCCGGTCAGTTAGGCTTTGCCTTATTGTCAACAGGAGTTTTTGGAACTGCATTTGTTTTTTTCAGTCTCAGGCAAACCTTAGTCATTAAACGGTTTTTTGCTACGCCTGTAAAACGCATTTACATTGTTCTGGGCGAAACATTAAGCCGTATGGTATTTTCATTGCTCGGTGCTTGTTTTATCATAGGTGTAGGCAGGTTTGCGTTTGGTTTTACACTCATTAACGGCATAAGCACTTTTCTTACCATGATGCTTATTTGTGCCTTCGGACTCATAGTTTTTATGGGTTTTGGTTTTGTAGTTTCAGGAATTGCTAAAAGCGAAAGCACCATCCCACCCATTGCCAACATCATAACCATGCCACAGTTTTTGTTGTCGGGCACGTTTTTTCCAATTGATGTTTTTCCAAAATGGCTGCAACCATTTTGTAAAGCACTGCCATTAACCTACCTTAATGATGCACTTCGCGAAGTTGCATTTGAAGGTGCAGGGCTAATAGACGTCTTATCAAAGCTTTTGGTATTACTACTCTGGGGTGTTATTATTTATATTGTAGCTGCCAAAACGTTTCGTTGGGAGTAA